From Acinetobacter lwoffii, a single genomic window includes:
- a CDS encoding FMN-binding glutamate synthase family protein produces MANPAQLVRHKLLNTFFSRHSVWFACILIAVIFTTFHIGYSPRYIYYFIPQTLVNTLWILSILLSLLGLYDVLQNKHSILKNYPIMGHFRFIFEEFRPEIRQYFIEADRDALPFSRMQRSLVYQRAKNENSDKPFGSILNVYEDNYRFVSHSITPCKVADPQTFRILIGNEQCTQPFSASILNISAMSFGSMSANAIRALNLGAKKGDFFHDTGEGSISPYHLEYGGDLVWEIGSGYFGCRTLDGQFDPERFAAQAKLPQVKMIEIKLSQGAKPGHGGILPKSKISEEIAQIRGISREHDCVSPSSHPAFSTPIEMMNFIQRLRELSNGKPVGFKLCLGQPWQFMSMVKAMLHTQIYPDFIVVDGSEGGTGAAPIELIDFVGAPLREGLLFVHNTLVGAGLRDKIKIGASGKIISAFDIASTLAIGADWVNSARGFMFAVGCIQAQSCHTNQCPVGVTTQDKDRQKALHVPTKAERVFHYHKNTLHALSELIASAGLKHPSAIKAHHLAQRVNNHEIKNFAQIHFWLKEGELLSCENKDEENFYFRMWNLAQLEKF; encoded by the coding sequence ATGGCTAACCCTGCTCAATTAGTACGTCACAAGCTGCTCAATACTTTCTTTTCCCGCCATTCGGTCTGGTTTGCCTGCATTCTGATTGCAGTGATTTTTACTACATTTCATATCGGTTATTCACCGCGTTATATCTATTATTTTATTCCACAAACGTTGGTGAATACCCTATGGATCCTGAGTATTCTGCTGAGTTTGCTGGGTTTGTATGATGTACTGCAAAATAAGCATTCCATTCTGAAAAATTATCCCATCATGGGACATTTCCGCTTTATCTTTGAAGAATTCCGTCCGGAGATTCGTCAGTATTTTATTGAAGCCGACCGCGATGCACTGCCTTTTTCCCGTATGCAACGCAGTCTGGTGTATCAGCGGGCAAAAAATGAAAATTCAGATAAACCTTTCGGCTCGATTCTGAATGTCTATGAAGATAATTACCGCTTTGTTAGTCATTCTATTACGCCCTGCAAAGTTGCCGATCCGCAGACTTTTCGCATTCTGATTGGAAATGAGCAATGTACTCAGCCCTTTTCAGCTTCTATTTTAAATATTTCAGCCATGAGCTTTGGCAGCATGAGTGCCAATGCGATACGAGCCCTTAATCTCGGTGCTAAAAAAGGTGATTTTTTCCATGATACTGGAGAAGGCAGTATCAGTCCCTACCATCTGGAATATGGCGGCGATCTGGTTTGGGAGATTGGCAGTGGTTATTTTGGCTGCCGTACTTTAGATGGGCAGTTTGATCCGGAACGTTTTGCTGCACAAGCGAAATTACCCCAGGTGAAAATGATTGAAATCAAGCTTTCGCAAGGTGCTAAACCCGGACATGGCGGTATTTTACCTAAAAGCAAGATCTCGGAAGAAATTGCCCAAATCCGGGGCATCAGCCGTGAACATGATTGCGTATCACCCTCTAGTCATCCCGCCTTTAGCACCCCGATTGAAATGATGAATTTCATCCAACGATTACGTGAACTTTCCAACGGAAAACCGGTCGGATTCAAGCTATGTCTGGGGCAGCCCTGGCAGTTTATGAGTATGGTCAAAGCCATGCTGCACACCCAGATTTATCCCGATTTCATCGTCGTCGATGGCTCTGAAGGTGGAACGGGCGCTGCACCCATTGAGTTAATCGACTTTGTCGGTGCACCCCTAAGAGAAGGTTTACTATTTGTGCATAATACCCTTGTTGGTGCAGGTTTAAGAGATAAAATCAAAATTGGTGCAAGTGGTAAAATTATTAGTGCATTTGATATTGCCAGCACGCTCGCGATTGGGGCAGATTGGGTGAATTCGGCACGTGGTTTTATGTTTGCCGTCGGCTGTATTCAGGCTCAAAGCTGTCATACCAACCAGTGTCCTGTCGGTGTCACCACACAGGATAAAGATCGTCAAAAGGCCTTACATGTGCCCACCAAAGCAGAGCGCGTATTTCATTATCATAAAAACACCTTACATGCCCTGTCTGAACTAATAGCTTCCGCAGGTCTCAAACACCCTTCCGCTATTAAGGCGCATCATCTGGCACAACGCGTGAATAATCACGAAATAAAGAACTTTGCGCAGATTCATTTTTGGCTCAAAGAAGGTGAATTATTATCCTGTGAAAATAAGGATGAGGAGAACTTCTACTTCAGGATGTGGAATTTGGCCCAATTAGAAAAATTTTAA
- the alr gene encoding alanine racemase — MRQATVYIDSAALQYNLNRVKQLAPTAKIVSMVKANAYGHGVKDCLAALSETDAFGVACLQEALEIRELGYLQPITLIEGVFSPDEMPIVIEQNIEVIVHQQAQVDWLIAHKDAYIAKELKVWVKLNSGMNRLGFKIEPIKDVIYTLKAAGFTCVLAMHFANADAEHPLNDEQIRQFLEIKNDCAPLLASCCNSAAIYKYPELHFDYVRPGIMLYGATPFADRDVHDLDLKPVMTFTAEIIALNDIQAGEHVGYGSTFTADQDMTLSIVSIGYGDGYPRAFPKQNYVAINGRQTRVIGRVAMDMIAIDVTGLEVQLGTEVELWGKTRLVDDVAEANGTIGYELLCRLSNRPLRQVV; from the coding sequence TTAAACCGTGTCAAACAACTTGCCCCAACCGCGAAAATCGTCAGCATGGTGAAAGCCAATGCTTATGGACACGGAGTTAAAGACTGCTTAGCAGCCTTAAGCGAAACCGATGCCTTTGGTGTTGCCTGTCTGCAAGAAGCCCTGGAAATTCGTGAATTAGGTTATTTACAGCCGATCACGCTTATCGAAGGTGTTTTTTCACCAGATGAGATGCCAATCGTAATTGAACAAAATATTGAAGTCATTGTGCATCAACAGGCACAAGTCGACTGGTTAATTGCACATAAAGATGCCTATATCGCCAAAGAACTTAAAGTCTGGGTCAAACTGAACAGCGGCATGAACCGCCTGGGCTTTAAGATTGAACCGATCAAAGACGTAATTTATACGCTAAAAGCCGCAGGCTTTACTTGCGTGCTTGCCATGCATTTTGCCAATGCCGATGCTGAGCATCCACTGAATGATGAACAAATCCGTCAATTCTTGGAAATTAAAAATGACTGCGCCCCACTTTTAGCCTCTTGCTGTAACTCGGCTGCAATCTATAAATATCCAGAATTGCATTTTGACTATGTCCGTCCCGGGATCATGCTCTATGGCGCGACGCCTTTTGCAGACCGTGATGTACATGACCTAGATTTAAAACCGGTCATGACGTTTACAGCTGAAATTATTGCCTTGAATGATATTCAAGCGGGTGAGCATGTCGGTTATGGTTCGACGTTCACCGCAGATCAAGACATGACTTTGTCCATTGTTTCAATTGGCTATGGTGATGGCTACCCTCGTGCTTTCCCTAAACAGAACTATGTCGCAATCAATGGTCGGCAAACTCGCGTGATCGGCCGCGTAGCGATGGATATGATCGCTATTGATGTCACAGGGTTAGAAGTGCAATTGGGCACAGAAGTCGAACTTTGGGGTAAAACCCGTCTGGTGGATGATGTGGCTGAAGCGAATGGCACGATTGGTTATGAACTATTATGCAGGCTCAGCAATCGTCCACTACGCCAAGTAGTCTGA
- a CDS encoding proteasome-type protease yields MTYCCALRLEQGMLFISDTRTNAGVDHISVFRKLYTFGIPGERMIVIQASGNLATTQAVIGHIKNQLELKQEPNILSLHTMFDVAELVGSMLKKVIANVTSDISEQSNYYCNLLVGGQLKDQDMQLYHVYPQGNFICATRDTPYFQIGESKYGKPILDRALTYDMPLDEALRCSLISFASTLRSNVSVGMPLDVLVYKKDSLIMPRGKRIAEDDEYFTSISRQWSETLKKGLAELPVPSNEYFL; encoded by the coding sequence ATGACGTATTGTTGTGCACTACGTTTAGAGCAAGGTATGCTTTTTATCAGTGATACCCGGACCAATGCCGGAGTAGATCACATTTCTGTATTTCGAAAGTTGTATACCTTTGGTATTCCTGGTGAACGTATGATCGTCATACAGGCATCCGGAAATCTGGCAACAACACAAGCCGTAATTGGGCATATCAAAAATCAGCTCGAACTGAAGCAGGAACCCAATATCTTGAGTCTGCACACCATGTTTGATGTCGCTGAGCTGGTTGGAAGTATGCTGAAAAAAGTGATTGCGAATGTTACGAGCGATATTTCGGAACAAAGCAATTACTATTGCAATCTGCTGGTCGGGGGGCAACTTAAAGATCAGGATATGCAGCTTTATCATGTCTATCCGCAAGGGAACTTTATCTGTGCCACACGCGATACGCCGTATTTCCAGATTGGCGAAAGTAAATATGGCAAGCCGATCCTGGATCGTGCGCTGACTTATGATATGCCGCTGGATGAAGCTTTGCGCTGTTCCCTGATTTCATTTGCATCGACCCTACGTTCCAATGTATCGGTTGGTATGCCCCTCGATGTGCTGGTCTATAAAAAAGACAGTCTGATCATGCCAAGAGGCAAGCGTATTGCCGAAGATGATGAGTATTTCACGTCAATCAGCCGGCAATGGTCAGAGACCTTGAAAAAAGGATTGGCGGAACTTCCGGTTCCCTCTAATGAGTATTTCTTATAA
- a CDS encoding alpha/beta hydrolase: MSDIPFLNPTILKQLDLPIPSRDVTPQLLPPLNLNRSDEPPIDLQSYRKLYGFDLLDCKHWQGYVQMPLFRLHVQVFEPNLENTRFDNIQGTAFLLHGYLEHSGIYQPIVKELLEQGFSVLTYDLPGHGLSDGSPASIQNFDHYQQVLHAVHRYVQHASQLPKPWVGIGQSTGGAIWMHHLLEFAERRENPFVERVLLLSPLIRPAKTAWWHNSVGLGIISRIKREVPRHFRRNNHNPEFLRFIRLKDPLQPRMMGMDWILAMSRWMLEMEARPACRIPVWLAQGAQDQTVDWRYNIEFIRRKFRLQTLLMLEEGSHQLINERADIRAALTGLIPAFLHAHGSKTYY, from the coding sequence ATGTCTGATATCCCATTTTTAAATCCCACCATTCTGAAACAGCTGGATTTACCCATTCCGAGTCGGGATGTTACGCCTCAACTCTTGCCACCTTTAAACCTGAATCGTAGTGATGAACCGCCGATTGACTTGCAATCCTATCGCAAGCTTTATGGTTTTGATTTACTGGACTGCAAACACTGGCAGGGCTATGTACAGATGCCTTTATTCAGGTTGCATGTACAGGTGTTTGAACCGAATCTGGAAAATACCCGCTTTGACAATATTCAGGGAACCGCTTTTTTGCTGCATGGTTATCTGGAACATAGCGGTATTTATCAGCCGATTGTCAAAGAGCTTTTGGAACAGGGTTTTAGCGTATTGACCTATGACTTGCCGGGACATGGTCTCAGTGATGGTTCACCTGCTAGCATTCAGAATTTTGATCATTATCAGCAGGTCTTGCATGCAGTACATCGCTATGTACAGCACGCTTCACAATTACCGAAACCTTGGGTTGGCATCGGCCAGAGTACCGGTGGTGCGATCTGGATGCACCATTTACTGGAATTTGCAGAACGTCGTGAAAATCCTTTTGTCGAGCGGGTCTTGCTATTATCACCATTGATTCGTCCCGCCAAAACTGCTTGGTGGCATAATTCGGTCGGGCTTGGCATTATTAGCCGAATCAAACGTGAAGTTCCCCGGCATTTTAGACGCAATAACCATAATCCGGAGTTTCTGCGTTTTATCCGGCTTAAAGATCCATTACAACCGCGAATGATGGGCATGGACTGGATTCTGGCGATGTCACGCTGGATGCTGGAAATGGAAGCGCGTCCGGCTTGTCGTATTCCAGTCTGGCTGGCACAGGGTGCACAGGATCAGACTGTTGATTGGCGTTATAATATCGAATTTATCCGGCGTAAATTCCGGCTCCAGACTTTACTGATGCTGGAAGAAGGTTCGCATCAGTTAATCAATGAACGTGCTGATATTCGCGCTGCATTGACGGGTTTGATTCCAGCCTTTCTGCATGCACATGGCAGCAAAACTTATTATTAA
- a CDS encoding alpha-E domain-containing protein yields the protein MVLLNSNAQHIFWLGRYLSRTHFLCARFPFLEDEAAVAYAHAFCLPAFDASSLNELVLDPTQVASFSQQFKVAKDNIQELRGVLSASGYAELMKLIKTADKNAGYICEVVTECEDILEAESSDIFLFFSLGQCVEQLDHQLRLGEETSTTLCKIDYVVRILVEMGWNDLEQYWEQLRTEPNRIQFYQFSDHIHQLFEADV from the coding sequence ATGGTTTTGCTGAATAGCAATGCACAACATATTTTTTGGCTAGGGCGTTATTTATCTCGCACTCATTTTTTATGTGCGCGCTTTCCATTTTTAGAAGACGAAGCGGCAGTAGCGTATGCTCATGCCTTTTGTTTACCTGCCTTTGATGCCAGTTCCTTAAATGAGCTGGTACTTGATCCTACGCAAGTGGCGTCTTTTAGCCAGCAGTTTAAAGTGGCCAAAGACAATATTCAGGAATTACGTGGTGTATTGTCTGCTTCAGGCTATGCGGAACTGATGAAACTGATCAAAACCGCAGACAAAAATGCTGGTTATATCTGTGAAGTGGTGACGGAATGTGAAGATATTCTGGAAGCCGAATCTTCCGATATTTTTCTGTTTTTTAGTCTAGGGCAATGTGTCGAACAGCTCGATCATCAGTTACGTCTGGGTGAAGAAACCAGTACTACACTCTGCAAGATTGATTATGTGGTCAGAATTTTGGTAGAGATGGGCTGGAATGATCTGGAACAGTACTGGGAGCAGTTGCGTACAGAACCGAACCGGATTCAGTTTTACCAGTTTAGCGACCATATCCATCAACTGTTTGAGGCAGATGTATGA
- a CDS encoding helix-turn-helix transcriptional regulator encodes MSAQEKETSNSLYRQWQILSRLSTGKWMGTRELQEILNREGIDISLRTIQRDLNQIAQRFPIESSKTTPQGWRWRSDAPLQSLPHMTSSQAVTFMMVEEHLKHLLPPSLIEEMNPWFDLARRSLSSQNNVRQWINRVRIVPATQPLIPPVVDKAAQQAVYEGLLQDKQLECVYQGRGHNSEEKTYILNPLALVQKGSIIYLVCTRHDKSDIQTFALHRFKSAVVLNSRALHPVNFDIDEYIDSGALGFRVDFNHPTENVTLKLSMSESDAHYFEESQLSKDQKIEKMDNGMSLITATVPFTSQLVWWLRSFGKKIKHIEPSIVANAVAQLDEENP; translated from the coding sequence ATGTCAGCACAAGAAAAAGAAACTTCAAACAGTCTATATCGCCAATGGCAAATCTTGTCGCGTCTTTCTACCGGCAAATGGATGGGAACACGTGAATTACAGGAAATCCTCAATCGTGAAGGCATCGATATCAGTCTGCGCACCATTCAGCGCGACCTGAATCAGATTGCTCAACGCTTTCCGATTGAAAGCAGTAAAACCACGCCGCAAGGCTGGCGTTGGCGTTCAGATGCGCCGCTGCAAAGTTTGCCGCATATGACCAGCTCGCAAGCGGTCACTTTCATGATGGTCGAAGAACATTTAAAACATCTGCTGCCACCGAGCCTGATCGAGGAAATGAATCCGTGGTTTGATCTGGCACGACGCAGTCTTTCTTCCCAGAACAATGTCCGGCAATGGATTAACCGCGTACGCATTGTTCCGGCTACCCAACCCCTGATTCCACCTGTGGTAGATAAGGCTGCGCAGCAAGCGGTGTATGAAGGTCTGTTACAGGACAAACAGCTGGAATGTGTGTATCAGGGCCGCGGTCATAATAGCGAAGAAAAAACCTATATTCTCAATCCTCTGGCATTGGTACAAAAAGGCTCAATCATCTATCTGGTGTGTACCCGTCATGACAAATCGGATATCCAGACCTTTGCCCTACACCGCTTTAAATCGGCTGTGGTGCTGAATTCCCGCGCCTTGCATCCGGTCAATTTCGATATTGATGAGTATATTGATTCTGGTGCGCTGGGCTTCCGGGTGGACTTTAACCATCCTACCGAAAATGTCACGCTTAAACTCAGCATGTCAGAATCGGATGCGCATTACTTTGAGGAAAGCCAGCTCAGCAAAGACCAGAAGATTGAAAAAATGGACAATGGCATGTCGCTGATCACAGCTACCGTGCCATTTACCTCCCAACTGGTCTGGTGGTTACGCAGCTTTGGTAAAAAGATTAAACATATTGAACCGAGTATTGTAGCCAATGCAGTCGCTCAACTGGATGAGGAAAACCCTTAA
- a CDS encoding BLUF domain-containing protein translates to MYQFCYASKSTSPKPDLLEDLANILKEARDFNYQHQVTGVLYFADGHFFQCLEGECLTLKSLLVERLNKDPRHQDIKLFETKEIEYPSFPDWSMKYISKRSQIQQFCREMGFDDFNPFAFQQSHVDALLMQLCIEQGEEQKSA, encoded by the coding sequence ATGTACCAATTTTGTTATGCCAGTAAAAGTACTTCTCCCAAACCTGACTTACTTGAAGATTTGGCGAATATCCTGAAAGAAGCTCGTGATTTTAATTACCAGCATCAAGTGACAGGTGTACTGTATTTCGCAGATGGGCATTTTTTTCAATGTCTGGAAGGTGAATGTCTTACTTTAAAGAGTCTGCTGGTGGAGCGACTGAATAAAGATCCACGCCATCAGGATATTAAATTATTTGAGACCAAGGAAATTGAATATCCAAGTTTCCCGGACTGGTCCATGAAATATATTTCCAAACGCAGTCAGATCCAGCAATTCTGTCGGGAAATGGGATTTGATGACTTTAATCCTTTTGCCTTTCAGCAAAGTCATGTCGATGCCTTATTAATGCAATTATGCATAGAGCAGGGCGAAGAACAAAAGTCAGCCTAA
- a CDS encoding transglutaminase domain-containing protein, whose amino-acid sequence MKLMVNHQTHYMYTAEVRNSIQYIKMMPSSNAHQRVHSWDISVPGNKEIRKDAFHNLWMTCSQREPYYSLTIMAQGIVELNPAHQSGLNDSINLNLFLQPTESTQCNAAMKDFAQRHVPALTRQHLIELAQALLEHVPYISNSTSVQGSAIDAFESRQGVCQDHSHIFIAMCKYLGLPARYVSGYLYAQNASHLASHAWAEVFVDQTWYCFDVSNLLFTPSSHVYVAIGRDYWDVAPVRGVREKGGVESMHSIVQVLGY is encoded by the coding sequence ATGAAATTGATGGTGAATCACCAAACGCATTATATGTACACGGCCGAGGTGAGGAACAGTATTCAGTACATTAAAATGATGCCTTCGAGCAATGCGCATCAGCGGGTGCATTCCTGGGATATTAGTGTGCCGGGTAATAAAGAAATCCGGAAAGATGCATTTCATAATCTGTGGATGACCTGTAGCCAGCGGGAGCCTTATTATTCCCTGACTATCATGGCGCAAGGGATTGTTGAACTGAATCCTGCGCATCAGAGTGGACTGAATGATTCAATCAATCTCAATCTTTTTCTACAGCCGACCGAATCGACACAATGTAATGCAGCAATGAAAGACTTTGCACAACGTCATGTTCCTGCATTAACCCGTCAGCATTTGATTGAACTGGCACAGGCCTTGCTGGAGCATGTGCCTTATATTTCCAACAGTACTTCAGTGCAAGGCTCTGCAATAGATGCCTTTGAGTCCAGACAGGGCGTCTGTCAGGACCATAGTCATATTTTTATTGCCATGTGCAAATATCTAGGTTTACCTGCCCGCTATGTTTCTGGTTATTTATATGCACAAAATGCTTCGCATCTGGCCAGTCACGCTTGGGCAGAGGTGTTTGTAGACCAGACATGGTATTGTTTTGATGTCAGTAATCTGTTGTTTACTCCAAGTTCGCATGTTTATGTGGCGATTGGACGGGATTATTGGGATGTGGCGCCGGTACGCGGTGTCAGAGAAAAGGGCGGTGTGGAATCCATGCATTCCATCGTTCAAGTGCTAGGATATTAA
- a CDS encoding YdcF family protein, translating into MKNTHWMVRLLQIITGLFVLCGCLLVLVYTPFYSKMIVKGLNQFVSLELNEVAAQSQKMAALSEHENLEPGSDLWIARQAYLKVMEQDIQQNNSANLMLIQARYKALQQVIEEYQREQQDQKTEQSPPAQVPLLSSQEDAEPVDPTANVRELLEWDSSENKERIEQYMEFLMTHPLEQGEASSVQETDGEEIQQDLALLQEQQQAKPANRSQPYAIVVLGGGLTLDEQSKEIVVNNYTRLRLETTLAVEKHYQLPIVLSGVEAPYMQRWLKNHGVDAKLLEDRSMNTCENTRFSSLLLQKKGGAPTVILITDRYHMPRTRRLFALNGIQTIPVEAPMPTPLTRWRPSAQNYDHSRRANYEMLATMRDMWFGSSDCREVP; encoded by the coding sequence ATGAAAAACACCCATTGGATGGTACGTTTGCTACAAATTATCACTGGACTATTTGTACTATGCGGCTGTCTACTGGTGTTGGTTTATACGCCTTTTTACTCAAAAATGATCGTCAAGGGTTTAAACCAGTTTGTCTCCCTAGAGCTAAATGAAGTCGCGGCCCAAAGCCAGAAAATGGCAGCGTTAAGCGAGCATGAAAATCTGGAACCTGGCTCTGATTTGTGGATTGCCCGTCAGGCTTATTTAAAGGTCATGGAACAGGATATCCAGCAGAATAATTCTGCCAACCTGATGCTGATTCAGGCGCGTTATAAAGCACTGCAGCAAGTAATTGAAGAATATCAACGCGAGCAGCAAGATCAAAAAACAGAGCAAAGTCCACCTGCTCAGGTGCCGTTATTGTCCTCACAGGAAGATGCAGAACCAGTCGATCCGACAGCAAATGTCCGGGAATTGCTGGAGTGGGACAGTAGTGAAAACAAGGAACGTATTGAGCAATATATGGAGTTTCTGATGACGCATCCGCTGGAACAAGGGGAAGCCAGTTCGGTACAGGAAACTGATGGAGAGGAGATCCAGCAAGACTTGGCTTTACTGCAAGAGCAACAGCAGGCTAAACCCGCGAATCGCTCTCAGCCTTATGCGATTGTGGTATTGGGTGGTGGCTTAACTCTGGATGAACAAAGCAAAGAAATTGTAGTCAATAACTATACGCGACTACGTCTGGAAACTACGCTGGCAGTAGAGAAACATTATCAGTTGCCGATTGTTCTGAGTGGGGTCGAAGCGCCGTATATGCAGCGCTGGTTAAAAAATCATGGTGTCGATGCCAAATTACTGGAAGATCGCAGCATGAACACCTGTGAAAATACCCGTTTCAGTTCATTATTATTACAAAAGAAAGGTGGAGCGCCTACAGTGATTCTGATTACGGATCGTTATCATATGCCGCGTACCCGCCGTTTATTTGCGTTAAATGGCATACAAACCATTCCGGTAGAAGCGCCGATGCCAACGCCATTGACACGATGGCGTCCAAGTGCACAAAATTATGATCACAGTCGTCGTGCCAATTATGAAATGTTGGCGACCATGCGCGATATGTGGTTTGGATCCAGTGACTGTCGGGAGGTGCCATAA
- a CDS encoding circularly permuted type 2 ATP-grasp protein, whose product MLKGNQDTNVIETIDKFSSQNIGKNFIDTKTTAVSTTTNPQLLLQQLSSTFFNEMQDEHVLSSQAGQRLEEWLSQHTLDELNALNQVAKEHFLHHGITFTVYGDEEGVERTIPYDIIPRVIDRKQWNMVALGSAQRIRALNLFLHDIYHQQDILKANIIPELQILTHEAYQPHMYQHSLKGGIYSQISGIDVIRDSKGEFYVLEDNLRTPSGVSYMLECRKISEKLMPKVFEQSKIAGIEQYPQLLKEILIENAYVDKPFVVVLTPGRFNSAYYEHAFLAREMDIPLVTSRDLFVDDSKVYVKTIRGRQRVDVIYRRVDDAFLDPLCFKPDSTLGVAGLMSAYLQNNVVIANAPGTGVADDKSVYPYVDKMIHFYLGEQPILKNVPTYQCRNSEELDYVVAHLDQLVVKEAQGSGGYGMLIGPQASKQQIETFREKILAAPHLYIAQPTLDLSVSPTLTNFGIAERHIDLRPFVLSSPYRTEIVQGGLTRVAMQPGSLVVNSSQGGGIKDTWVVDNLHS is encoded by the coding sequence ATGCTTAAAGGAAATCAGGATACAAATGTGATTGAAACAATTGATAAATTTAGTTCCCAGAATATTGGAAAAAATTTTATAGACACTAAAACTACAGCGGTATCTACTACAACGAATCCACAACTTTTACTGCAGCAGTTATCTTCAACGTTCTTTAATGAAATGCAGGATGAACATGTGTTGTCCAGTCAGGCTGGTCAAAGACTGGAAGAATGGTTATCACAACATACGCTGGATGAACTCAATGCACTGAATCAGGTAGCAAAAGAACATTTTTTACATCACGGTATTACCTTTACCGTTTATGGCGATGAAGAAGGCGTAGAACGCACCATTCCCTACGATATCATTCCGCGAGTCATAGACCGGAAGCAGTGGAATATGGTGGCTTTAGGCTCGGCACAACGGATACGGGCGCTAAATTTATTCTTACATGATATTTATCATCAACAGGACATTTTAAAAGCCAATATCATTCCTGAGTTGCAGATTTTAACTCATGAAGCCTATCAGCCGCATATGTATCAACATAGCTTGAAAGGCGGGATTTATAGCCAGATTAGCGGGATCGATGTAATCCGTGATTCCAAGGGCGAGTTTTATGTCTTAGAAGATAATCTCAGAACGCCATCTGGCGTTTCTTATATGCTGGAATGCCGCAAGATCAGTGAAAAACTCATGCCAAAAGTATTCGAGCAGTCCAAGATTGCCGGAATCGAGCAATATCCACAATTATTGAAAGAAATCCTGATCGAAAATGCCTACGTCGACAAGCCATTTGTCGTGGTGCTGACCCCAGGACGTTTTAATAGCGCTTACTATGAACACGCCTTCCTTGCAAGGGAGATGGATATACCATTGGTAACATCACGTGACCTTTTTGTTGATGACTCGAAGGTTTATGTAAAAACCATACGTGGTCGCCAACGAGTCGATGTTATTTATAGACGGGTCGATGATGCGTTTCTTGATCCCTTATGCTTTAAACCGGATAGCACTTTGGGTGTGGCTGGCTTGATGTCAGCTTATTTGCAAAATAATGTTGTGATTGCCAATGCACCGGGAACCGGTGTGGCAGATGACAAATCGGTTTATCCATATGTCGACAAAATGATTCATTTTTATTTGGGTGAGCAGCCAATTCTAAAAAATGTTCCGACTTATCAATGTCGTAATTCTGAAGAATTAGACTATGTCGTGGCTCATCTGGATCAACTGGTGGTGAAAGAAGCGCAGGGTTCGGGCGGTTATGGCATGCTCATTGGACCACAAGCCTCTAAACAGCAAATTGAAACTTTCAGGGAGAAAATTTTAGCTGCGCCGCATTTATATATTGCGCAGCCAACTTTGGACTTATCGGTTAGTCCGACTTTGACCAATTTTGGTATTGCTGAACGTCATATCGACTTACGCCCATTTGTATTAAGTTCGCCTTATCGTACTGAAATCGTACAGGGTGGCTTGACCCGTGTGGCGATGCAGCCCGGCTCACTGGTGGTGAATTCATCACAAGGTGGCGGTATCAAAGATACCTGGGTAGTCGACAATTTACATTCATAA